Proteins co-encoded in one Methylomonas albis genomic window:
- a CDS encoding choice-of-anchor Q domain-containing protein, protein MNRSRIKISSSVHCKALVVLSALAGSPAWANTLNVSNLLDVSAVADGSCTLREAVANANSDSDTSGGDCPAGSGADIITFGVNGVAVLSSTLTISDADGLVIDGLGRSVTVSGNYAVRVLWVTPGAALTLKNLTVANGYADPQGGGVYNQFGSLTVLNSTFVGNAATRTGGGIANYSNTALTNPGGTLIVANSTFFDNSSVVGGAIRNSGVAATIINSSIVGNSVHLPICSPGFICAIEDSGGGIENVGTLNLHNSIVAGNTAAVGAADIGGSPASASYNLIGFPATVYYKWNGVGPIIPVNGTNGNITGIDAGTVVASTLANNGGPTQTLALMPGSAAINAADNAICANAPVSNFDQRGVARPQGAQCDIGAFELAAAPSADLAVTATTTAAMVRDNLIWTITVKNNGTANGTGVKVMDTLPVSGLSSVVATASQGTCGAPASGVITCNLGSLANAASAIVTIKAIPTAVGTLSNQVNVLADQADGQPLNNRTVQTITVQPLLCNGLVPTIVGTPGADKLVGSKRRDIIHGLSGNDTISAGADNDIICGGLGQDSLKGEAGNDTLNGEADTDSCDGGAGTDTATNCEAKTGIP, encoded by the coding sequence ATGAACCGTTCCCGCATTAAAATCAGCTCGTCCGTCCACTGCAAGGCCTTAGTCGTGTTATCTGCGCTAGCAGGTTCGCCTGCCTGGGCCAACACTCTCAACGTCTCCAATCTGCTGGATGTGTCGGCCGTGGCGGATGGCAGTTGCACGCTGCGCGAGGCGGTTGCCAACGCTAACAGCGATAGCGATACCAGCGGCGGCGATTGCCCGGCCGGCAGTGGTGCGGACATCATCACCTTCGGCGTCAACGGTGTTGCCGTGTTGAGCAGCACTTTGACGATCAGCGATGCCGATGGCCTTGTTATAGATGGCTTGGGCAGAAGCGTGACCGTAAGCGGCAATTATGCCGTGCGGGTTTTGTGGGTGACGCCAGGGGCCGCGCTGACCTTAAAGAACCTGACTGTGGCCAATGGTTATGCCGACCCACAGGGCGGCGGCGTGTATAACCAATTTGGCAGTCTCACTGTGCTGAATAGCACCTTCGTCGGTAATGCCGCCACCCGCACCGGCGGCGGCATCGCTAACTATTCGAATACCGCACTAACCAATCCGGGCGGCACGCTTATCGTGGCTAACAGTACTTTCTTCGATAACAGTTCGGTTGTCGGCGGAGCGATTAGAAACTCCGGCGTCGCGGCGACTATCATCAACAGCAGCATTGTCGGCAACAGCGTACATCTGCCGATTTGTTCGCCGGGCTTTATTTGCGCAATAGAAGACTCAGGTGGCGGTATCGAAAACGTCGGTACCTTGAATCTGCACAACAGCATTGTCGCCGGCAATACGGCGGCTGTGGGAGCGGCCGACATCGGCGGTTCGCCAGCCTCTGCCAGTTATAACTTGATTGGTTTTCCAGCTACGGTTTACTACAAATGGAACGGTGTGGGCCCGATTATTCCAGTGAACGGTACCAACGGCAATATAACCGGCATCGATGCCGGCACGGTCGTCGCAAGCACTCTGGCTAACAACGGCGGCCCTACGCAAACCTTGGCATTAATGCCCGGCAGCGCGGCCATTAATGCCGCTGATAACGCTATTTGCGCGAATGCGCCGGTGAGCAATTTCGATCAACGTGGCGTAGCCCGTCCGCAAGGCGCGCAATGCGATATTGGTGCTTTTGAATTGGCTGCTGCGCCATCGGCAGATCTGGCGGTCACCGCGACAACTACCGCCGCGATGGTGCGCGATAATTTAATCTGGACAATTACCGTCAAGAACAATGGCACGGCCAATGGCACGGGTGTGAAGGTGATGGATACCTTGCCAGTCTCCGGCTTGTCATCAGTCGTCGCGACGGCATCGCAAGGTACTTGCGGCGCGCCGGCCAGTGGGGTGATTACTTGTAATTTGGGTAGCCTTGCCAACGCAGCAAGCGCAATTGTCACCATCAAAGCCATTCCCACCGCTGTTGGTACGTTGAGCAATCAGGTGAATGTGCTAGCCGACCAAGCCGACGGCCAGCCGCTCAACAACCGCACCGTGCAAACCATTACGGTTCAGCCTCTGTTGTGTAACGGTTTGGTGCCTACGATTGTCGGCACCCCCGGTGCAGATAAGCTGGTTGGTAGCAAACGCCGTGACATCATCCACGGTCTGAGCGGTAACGATACCATCAGCGCTGGCGCCGATAACGACATCATCTGCGGCGGCTTAGGCCAAGACTCGCTGAAAGGCGAAGCCGGCAACGACACCCTCAACGGCGAAGCGGATACGGATAGCTGCGACGGTGGCGCCGGCACCGATACCGCGACCAATTGCGAGGCTAAGACTGGTATTCCTTAG
- the vapC gene encoding type II toxin-antitoxin system tRNA(fMet)-specific endonuclease VapC, with translation MSARYLLDTNICIYIAKYNPPEVRERFARHAADELAMSVITLGELRFGAEKSQARERALAGINELTGLIPVYSLPEAAGEHYGQIRSALQKIGQPIGNNDLWLAAHARAEGWILVTNNEREFVRVPGLQVDNWVNSSG, from the coding sequence ATGAGCGCCCGTTATCTGCTCGATACCAATATTTGCATTTATATCGCCAAGTACAATCCGCCAGAGGTGCGCGAGCGTTTTGCTCGTCACGCTGCGGATGAATTGGCGATGTCGGTGATTACCTTGGGCGAACTGCGATTCGGCGCGGAGAAAAGTCAGGCCAGGGAAAGGGCGTTAGCCGGCATTAACGAACTTACCGGTTTGATTCCGGTATATAGCTTGCCGGAAGCAGCTGGCGAGCATTACGGACAGATACGTTCGGCGCTGCAAAAGATCGGGCAGCCCATCGGCAATAACGATTTATGGTTGGCGGCTCACGCCAGAGCGGAAGGCTGGATTTTGGTCACCAACAACGAACGCGAATTTGTGCGAGTGCCGGGGTTGCAAGTAGACAACTGGGTAAACTCATCAGGCTGA
- a CDS encoding antitoxin: protein MTYARIFQSGNSQAVRLPKEFRFNTDRVEIFRRGDEIVLRETPANAAAIFDALAALPDDFMSDGREDTLPQDREAL from the coding sequence ATGACCTATGCCCGTATCTTCCAATCCGGCAATAGCCAGGCAGTGCGGCTACCCAAGGAGTTTCGCTTCAATACTGACCGAGTAGAAATTTTCCGCCGGGGCGATGAAATCGTATTGCGGGAAACGCCCGCCAACGCCGCCGCGATATTCGACGCCTTAGCCGCATTGCCCGACGACTTTATGAGCGATGGTCGCGAAGATACGCTGCCCCAGGATCGTGAGGCGCTTTGA